One window of Desulfarculus baarsii DSM 2075 genomic DNA carries:
- a CDS encoding PilZ domain-containing protein, whose amino-acid sequence MPESHSHDRDFFRAPARLSVRYGPDTPEGRRAMSMDQSLWQTQSQLEEAARAVKENRNISDSLLPLLDVLRWLDFKVDMVLHHLRQREHDQHFPHLLETFDISGSGLGVASHGALALGQRLILAISLPNRPWRPIYARGEVVRDKKDAHGQPRFGVRFSHIPEADQERLVRFTFEQQRRQLARRNQEADDQ is encoded by the coding sequence ATGCCCGAGAGCCATAGCCACGACCGCGATTTTTTTCGCGCCCCGGCCAGATTGTCGGTGCGCTACGGCCCCGACACGCCCGAGGGCCGACGCGCGATGTCCATGGACCAAAGCCTGTGGCAGACCCAGAGCCAATTGGAAGAAGCGGCCAGGGCCGTCAAGGAAAACCGCAACATCAGCGACAGTCTGCTGCCCCTGCTGGACGTGCTGCGTTGGCTCGATTTCAAGGTAGACATGGTTTTGCATCACCTGCGCCAGCGTGAACACGACCAACACTTCCCCCACTTGCTGGAGACCTTCGACATCTCTGGCTCGGGCCTGGGCGTGGCCAGCCACGGCGCGCTGGCCCTGGGCCAAAGGCTCATCTTGGCCATAAGCCTGCCCAACCGGCCGTGGCGGCCCATCTACGCCCGCGGCGAAGTGGTGCGCGACAAGAAAGACGCCCACGGACAACCCAGGTTCGGCGTGCGCTTCAGCCATATTCCCGAGGCCGATCAGGAACGGCTCGTCCGCTTCACCTTCGAGCAGCAACGCCGCCAATTGGCCAGGCGCAACCAGGAGGCCGACGACCAATGA
- a CDS encoding ATP-binding protein — protein MNPAQMPPRIVEALIRREKLAMVGRLLKGVVHNISGAVQMVRLPLDLLELKLASVTTSQVADKLTAAQQGLNRLTDEVSMLSAKAAIQAQPTPDPVDLCALLRDQLRFWRADPYFKHQVKLTLDLSDNLPFLRVDPSDLALAFNALVANAVEALNAAQRGQLSARAWRLDGELLVEVVDDGPGPSPTMAAGLFEPFNTDKGWPHDGLGLFLARQALAPWRGDVRWSAQRPNAFLLVLPLAKA, from the coding sequence ATGAACCCCGCGCAGATGCCACCCCGGATCGTCGAAGCCCTGATCAGGCGCGAGAAGCTGGCCATGGTCGGCAGGCTGCTCAAGGGCGTGGTGCATAACATTTCCGGAGCGGTGCAGATGGTTCGTCTGCCCCTGGACCTGCTCGAACTGAAACTGGCCAGCGTCACCACCAGCCAAGTGGCCGACAAGCTGACCGCGGCTCAGCAAGGCCTCAACCGCCTGACCGACGAGGTCTCCATGCTCTCGGCCAAGGCCGCGATCCAGGCCCAGCCGACGCCAGACCCCGTCGACCTCTGCGCCCTGCTGCGCGATCAACTCCGTTTTTGGCGCGCCGATCCCTATTTCAAGCATCAGGTCAAGTTGACCTTGGACCTGTCCGACAACCTGCCTTTTCTGCGCGTGGACCCCTCCGACCTGGCCTTGGCCTTCAACGCCTTGGTGGCCAACGCCGTCGAGGCGCTGAACGCGGCCCAGCGCGGCCAGCTTTCGGCGCGCGCCTGGCGCTTGGACGGCGAGCTGCTGGTCGAGGTCGTCGATGACGGGCCGGGGCCGTCGCCAACGATGGCCGCGGGCCTGTTTGAGCCCTTCAACACCGACAAGGGCTGGCCCCATGACGGCCTGGGCCTGTTTCTGGCTCGCCAGGCGCTGGCCCCCTGGCGCGGCGACGTGCGTTGGAGCGCCCAGCGCCCCAACGCCTTCCTTTTGGTCCTGCCCCTGGCCAAGGCATGA
- a CDS encoding HEAT repeat domain-containing protein yields the protein MTSHETSRLLAGLNNPSPAVRRESARALGHVGERSAIPALIDHLADGDPDVEDAAAEALTKLRGRDVAARLVPMLALEHVGLRNRAMQLLRRVGGDAPDLLLRMLQDGDRDQRIFCADIIGSLRVGGAVKALCAALLRDPDPNVRAAAATSLGQQNDPACLPSLVESLGDDEWVQFAVVEAMANIGDPAAVDPLLGHMENCSELVRARIAEALGELADPKSAPHLLEAVAKAQGMLLCLLCGALVKTSEPEALLGLADDLREKVYTGLLDALYEPSEQLQALALRGLCVLADSGAVYSILDLARDTNSEMIAQLAQQALCAIGATPPLLSAARDPDARLAGAAISTLSRLGGHEAHQILREALGHPSAAVRRLAVAGLGRLGHASDIDHLLDLSADPEPSVLMEVAKALGKSGRPEALDRLGELLEHDDPEVRLQALASMLRMPGEQLMDALERGLTADNAKRRQLCAIGLGQLKAEEAFGQLAQLLDDPEPSVRRAAAWAVLQGRGLPPLAHLEKVLDDPAREVRLALVEALAQTADRASHALLVRAMDDADLDIRLLAIRSLGQARATDAVSALASRLAATETAVKLAAAAALGEIGDPTAEGMLLALLADENPTVRQVANDAIQKIGGRF from the coding sequence ATGACCTCCCACGAGACATCCCGCCTGCTGGCGGGCCTGAACAACCCCTCGCCGGCCGTGCGCCGCGAGTCGGCCCGCGCCCTGGGCCATGTGGGTGAACGTTCGGCCATCCCGGCGCTGATCGACCACCTGGCCGACGGCGATCCGGACGTGGAAGACGCCGCCGCCGAGGCCCTGACCAAGCTGCGCGGCCGCGACGTGGCCGCTCGCCTGGTGCCCATGCTCGCGCTGGAACACGTGGGCCTGCGCAACCGAGCCATGCAGCTTCTGCGACGGGTGGGCGGCGACGCGCCCGACCTCCTGCTGCGCATGCTCCAGGACGGCGACCGCGACCAGCGCATCTTCTGCGCCGACATCATCGGCTCCTTGCGGGTGGGCGGCGCGGTCAAGGCCCTGTGCGCCGCCCTTTTGCGCGACCCCGACCCCAACGTGCGCGCCGCGGCGGCCACCAGCCTGGGCCAGCAAAACGACCCGGCCTGCCTGCCGAGCCTGGTCGAAAGCCTTGGCGACGACGAATGGGTTCAGTTCGCGGTGGTGGAGGCCATGGCCAACATCGGCGATCCGGCCGCCGTCGATCCGTTGCTTGGCCACATGGAAAACTGCTCCGAGCTTGTCCGCGCCCGCATCGCCGAGGCCCTGGGCGAGTTGGCCGACCCCAAATCAGCGCCCCACCTGCTGGAGGCCGTCGCCAAGGCCCAAGGCATGTTGCTGTGCCTGTTGTGCGGCGCGCTGGTCAAGACGTCCGAGCCGGAGGCCCTGCTGGGCCTGGCCGACGATCTGCGCGAGAAAGTCTACACGGGCCTGCTGGACGCCCTTTACGAGCCGTCGGAACAACTCCAGGCCCTGGCTCTGCGCGGCTTGTGCGTGCTGGCCGATTCGGGGGCGGTCTACAGCATCCTGGATCTGGCCCGCGACACCAACTCCGAGATGATCGCCCAATTGGCCCAGCAAGCCCTTTGCGCCATCGGCGCGACCCCGCCGCTGTTGAGCGCCGCCCGCGATCCCGACGCCCGCCTGGCCGGCGCGGCCATCTCCACCCTCAGCCGCCTGGGCGGCCACGAAGCCCACCAGATTCTGCGCGAGGCGCTTGGGCACCCGTCCGCCGCTGTGCGTCGCCTGGCCGTGGCCGGGCTGGGCCGGCTGGGCCACGCCTCGGATATCGACCATCTCCTGGATCTGTCTGCCGACCCCGAGCCAAGCGTGCTCATGGAAGTGGCCAAGGCCCTGGGCAAAAGCGGCCGACCAGAGGCCCTGGACCGCCTGGGCGAGCTGTTGGAGCACGACGACCCGGAGGTGCGCCTCCAGGCGCTGGCCAGCATGTTGCGCATGCCCGGCGAGCAGTTGATGGACGCCTTGGAGCGCGGCCTGACCGCCGACAACGCCAAGCGTCGCCAATTGTGCGCCATTGGCCTGGGCCAACTGAAGGCCGAGGAGGCGTTTGGGCAACTGGCCCAACTGCTGGACGACCCCGAGCCCAGCGTGCGCCGGGCCGCGGCCTGGGCCGTCTTGCAGGGCCGTGGCCTGCCGCCGTTGGCGCATCTGGAAAAAGTGCTGGACGACCCGGCGCGGGAAGTGCGCCTGGCCCTGGTGGAGGCCCTGGCCCAAACGGCCGACCGGGCCAGTCACGCGCTGTTGGTCAGGGCCATGGACGACGCGGACTTGGATATCCGTCTGCTGGCCATCCGCTCGCTGGGCCAAGCGCGGGCCACCGACGCCGTCTCGGCCCTGGCGTCGCGCCTGGCCGCCACCGAAACCGCCGTCAAGCTGGCCGCCGCCGCGGCCCTGGGCGAGATCGGCGACCCCACGGCCGAAGGCATGCTGCTGGCCTTGCTGGCCGACGAAAACCCGACCGTGCGCCAGGTGGCCAACGACGCCATCCAAAAAATCGGCGGCCGGTTTTGA
- a CDS encoding response regulator, with translation MKHRILVVDDSLTIRNLLSMVLRQNGHDVVTAGDGFEGLQQLAAHRVDLIISDLNMPRMDGLSFIKKIRQNDSTSAIPVILLSTEKASRDIDNAMDAGASKYLVKPVLPAVLAAEVKKLLR, from the coding sequence ATGAAACACCGCATACTTGTCGTTGACGACTCCCTCACCATCAGAAACCTGCTCAGCATGGTCCTGCGCCAAAACGGTCACGACGTCGTCACCGCCGGCGATGGGTTCGAGGGCCTGCAACAACTGGCGGCCCATCGCGTCGACCTGATCATCTCCGACCTGAACATGCCGCGCATGGATGGGCTGAGTTTCATCAAAAAGATCAGGCAAAACGACTCCACCAGCGCCATTCCGGTAATTTTGCTCTCCACCGAAAAAGCCTCCAGGGACATCGACAACGCCATGGACGCGGGCGCGAGCAAATATCTGGTCAAGCCGGTGCTGCCGGCGGTGCTGGCCGCCGAGGTCAAAAAACTCTTGCGTTGA
- a CDS encoding tetratricopeptide repeat protein, protein MAVDNARDPNIRFMVIDDQFNVRRMIFNFLRTFGYTKVEDASDGQDAWNKLGYTQVDFIICDWNMPKMTGLDLLKKVRNDDAMRNVPFLMVTAEVVEEIVAEAIEEGVDGYIVKPFQAQTLIERIDSILEKRRNPDPVDVAFERGKALLAAGKPDQALESFDEALKLSPKSPRTLLAIGEALEALQKDEEALSRYKEAANLAERFVKAHDRLATLYQKMGDAEEATKHLRRAAKISPRNARRQLNLGKALIEQGMLEEGMAALTNAQNAAKKDPDLFSEVGEVLLSAGLNEQAAEAFSEAVSIDPNMVHLYNRLGIAYRRQKRYDDALRVYGQAMSVAPDDENLLYNMALALIESKRAKEARVCLQKALQLREDFKEARVLLAKLPA, encoded by the coding sequence ATGGCAGTGGACAACGCCCGCGACCCCAACATCAGGTTCATGGTCATCGACGATCAATTCAACGTCCGCCGCATGATTTTCAATTTTCTGCGCACCTTTGGCTACACCAAGGTCGAGGACGCCTCCGACGGCCAGGACGCCTGGAACAAGCTGGGCTACACGCAAGTGGATTTCATCATCTGCGACTGGAACATGCCCAAGATGACCGGGCTGGATTTGCTCAAAAAAGTCCGCAACGACGACGCCATGCGCAACGTGCCGTTTTTGATGGTCACCGCCGAGGTGGTCGAGGAAATCGTGGCCGAGGCCATCGAGGAGGGCGTCGACGGCTACATCGTCAAGCCATTCCAGGCCCAAACGCTCATCGAGCGCATCGACAGCATCCTGGAAAAGCGCCGCAACCCAGACCCCGTGGACGTGGCCTTCGAGCGAGGCAAGGCCCTCTTGGCCGCCGGCAAGCCCGACCAGGCCCTGGAGTCCTTTGACGAGGCCCTGAAGCTTTCGCCCAAAAGCCCGCGCACCCTGCTGGCCATCGGCGAGGCCCTTGAGGCCCTGCAAAAGGACGAGGAAGCCCTTTCGCGCTACAAGGAGGCCGCCAACCTGGCCGAGCGCTTCGTCAAGGCTCACGATCGCCTGGCCACGCTCTACCAAAAAATGGGCGACGCGGAAGAGGCCACCAAGCACCTGCGGCGCGCCGCCAAGATCAGTCCGCGCAACGCCAGGCGTCAGCTCAACCTGGGCAAGGCGCTCATCGAACAGGGCATGCTGGAAGAAGGCATGGCCGCCCTGACCAACGCTCAAAACGCGGCCAAAAAAGACCCCGACCTGTTCTCGGAAGTGGGTGAGGTGCTCCTGAGCGCCGGACTCAACGAGCAGGCGGCCGAGGCCTTCAGCGAGGCCGTGAGCATCGACCCCAACATGGTTCACCTCTACAACCGCCTGGGCATCGCCTACCGCCGTCAAAAACGCTACGACGACGCCCTGCGCGTCTACGGTCAGGCCATGTCGGTGGCCCCCGATGACGAAAACCTGCTCTACAACATGGCCCTGGCCCTGATCGAATCCAAGCGGGCCAAAGAGGCCAGGGTCTGCCTGCAAAAGGCCTTGCAACTGCGCGAGGACTTCAAGGAGGCCCGGGTCCTGTTGGCCAAGCTGCCCGCCTGA
- a CDS encoding transcriptional repressor: MQTPPHDDEKRQFVSLLGQLGLGRAGERVAFVDAFLGHEEHHTADGWQKLMRRRGLNMDLDFVVENLELLTRLGMATKREFEGAAARYEHQHLGEHHDHMICTACGAIEEFCSPELERLQEEVARQHGFHHLRHRMQIYGLCKKCLARHPGAKRLTEASTGERVRVEQLPRGEQAAARLMAMGISKGVEMDVLSAGHGPMVVAVRGTRLALGCGEADKILVRRADG; the protein is encoded by the coding sequence ATGCAGACGCCGCCGCACGACGATGAAAAACGACAGTTTGTCAGCCTGCTTGGGCAATTGGGCCTGGGGCGGGCCGGCGAACGGGTGGCCTTTGTCGACGCCTTTCTGGGCCACGAAGAACATCACACCGCCGATGGCTGGCAAAAGCTGATGCGCCGTCGCGGCTTGAACATGGACCTGGACTTCGTCGTCGAAAACCTGGAGCTGCTGACGCGGCTGGGCATGGCCACCAAGCGCGAGTTCGAGGGCGCGGCCGCCCGCTACGAGCATCAGCACCTGGGCGAACACCACGATCACATGATCTGCACCGCCTGCGGGGCCATTGAGGAGTTTTGCAGCCCCGAGTTGGAGCGCCTGCAAGAGGAAGTGGCCCGTCAGCATGGTTTTCACCATCTGCGCCATCGCATGCAGATCTACGGCCTGTGCAAAAAGTGCCTGGCGCGCCACCCCGGCGCCAAGCGTCTGACCGAGGCCAGCACCGGTGAGCGGGTGCGGGTGGAGCAACTGCCTCGCGGTGAACAGGCCGCCGCCCGGCTGATGGCCATGGGCATCAGCAAGGGCGTGGAGATGGACGTGCTTTCGGCCGGTCACGGGCCGATGGTGGTGGCGGTGCGCGGCACGCGCCTGGCCCTGGGCTGCGGCGAGGCCGACAAGATTCTGGTGCGTCGCGCCGACGGCTGA
- a CDS encoding 4Fe-4S dicluster domain-containing protein — translation MTKRVSRRDFLKSGLAAATVAASGAALPRLAMAATDDELCTVLDVGKCIGCEACVEACREAWQSSTPDPVSPIPQPFPARVPIEDWSKRKDVQDRLTPYNFLYVEMLAVSHKGQEVEINIPRRCMHCRNAPCANLCPFGAARVEGNGVVHIDGDLCLGGAKCKNVCPWKIPQRQSGVGLYLHLLPEYAGNGAMFKCHRCLPLVRQGQTPRCIEVCPEKVQAIGPRQEMVAAAAEMARAYAQADGRAADLWPEYVYGLEENGGTNTIYVAPVPFAAINQAMIAQHKEQAREDIDAALSAGGGRGLGPGRGDGAGPELARFGRPSMGPQPDAMQSAKNLTWALAIAPVAGLAAGLGKFLSSTKDKGLGEAGGKK, via the coding sequence ATGACAAAACGCGTTTCCCGCCGCGATTTCCTGAAATCGGGCCTGGCGGCGGCCACGGTGGCCGCCAGCGGCGCGGCCCTGCCCAGGCTGGCCATGGCCGCCACGGACGATGAACTGTGCACGGTCCTGGACGTGGGCAAGTGCATCGGCTGCGAGGCCTGCGTGGAGGCCTGTCGCGAGGCCTGGCAATCATCGACGCCCGACCCGGTCAGCCCCATCCCCCAGCCCTTTCCCGCGCGGGTGCCCATCGAGGACTGGTCCAAGCGCAAGGACGTGCAAGACCGCCTGACGCCTTACAATTTCCTCTACGTGGAAATGCTGGCCGTGTCACACAAGGGCCAGGAGGTGGAGATCAACATCCCCCGGCGCTGCATGCACTGCCGCAACGCGCCCTGCGCCAATCTGTGCCCCTTTGGCGCGGCGCGCGTCGAGGGCAATGGCGTGGTGCATATCGATGGCGACCTGTGCCTGGGCGGGGCCAAGTGCAAAAACGTCTGCCCATGGAAGATACCCCAACGCCAATCGGGCGTGGGGCTTTATCTGCATCTGCTGCCCGAGTACGCCGGCAACGGGGCGATGTTCAAGTGCCACCGTTGCCTGCCCCTGGTCCGCCAGGGCCAGACGCCCCGCTGCATCGAGGTCTGTCCCGAGAAAGTCCAAGCCATCGGCCCGCGCCAGGAGATGGTCGCCGCGGCTGCCGAAATGGCCCGAGCCTACGCCCAGGCCGACGGCCGAGCGGCCGATCTTTGGCCCGAATACGTCTATGGTCTGGAAGAAAACGGCGGAACGAACACCATTTACGTGGCGCCCGTCCCCTTCGCGGCCATCAACCAGGCCATGATCGCCCAGCACAAGGAGCAGGCCAGGGAAGATATCGACGCGGCGTTGAGCGCCGGCGGCGGCCGTGGTCTGGGACCGGGGCGCGGCGACGGCGCCGGCCCGGAGCTTGCGCGCTTTGGCCGGCCGTCCATGGGCCCCCAGCCCGACGCCATGCAAAGCGCCAAAAACCTCACCTGGGCTTTGGCCATCGCGCCCGTGGCCGGCCTGGCCGCCGGTCTGGGCAAATTCCTGTCGTCGACCAAGGATAAGGGCCTGGGCGAGGCCGGAGGCAAAAAATGA
- a CDS encoding (Fe-S)-binding protein, translating to MTATPFLEVAEAIAAMGGETLTQCMQCGLCSGLCPWPAVGSEFRTRKLIRMAQMGLEGFESDDILYACTTCKLCVENCPRQVGIIDTVRAMRAMIAESGAAPSSLRTIMGSIHSQGNPWSGQRDAREKWTEGLNVPRFDENTEYFLSVCCTSAYDPRAIQIARALVKVLDAAGVSYGIIGNEESCCGEALRKMGDEEQFTSLVEKNINLFNDKGVKKIITTSPHCNMTFTQEYPEFGGEFEVVHYTELLKQLVDEGKLKIDPKMAKKIIYHDPCYLGRHCKVYEQPRDLLKAAGADLMEFNRNKGLAICCGGGGGRLWMEADAEQRFSTHKVREAVAKGAEVVAMACPYCINMFVDSTKTENVDDKLQVMDIAEVLAACL from the coding sequence ATGACCGCTACGCCGTTCCTGGAAGTCGCTGAAGCCATTGCCGCGATGGGCGGCGAGACCCTGACCCAATGCATGCAGTGCGGCTTGTGCTCGGGCCTGTGCCCGTGGCCGGCCGTTGGTTCCGAATTCCGCACCCGCAAGCTCATCCGCATGGCTCAGATGGGTCTGGAGGGCTTCGAGTCCGACGATATCCTCTACGCCTGCACCACCTGTAAACTGTGCGTGGAAAACTGTCCCCGGCAGGTTGGCATCATCGACACAGTGCGGGCAATGCGGGCCATGATCGCCGAGTCCGGCGCGGCCCCCAGCAGCCTGCGCACGATCATGGGCTCGATCCACTCCCAGGGCAACCCCTGGTCGGGCCAACGCGACGCCCGCGAAAAGTGGACCGAAGGCCTCAACGTGCCGCGCTTCGACGAAAACACCGAGTACTTCCTCAGCGTCTGCTGCACCAGCGCCTACGACCCCCGCGCCATCCAGATCGCCCGGGCCCTGGTCAAGGTGCTCGACGCCGCCGGCGTCAGCTACGGCATCATCGGCAACGAGGAAAGCTGCTGTGGCGAGGCCCTGCGCAAGATGGGCGACGAAGAGCAGTTCACTTCCCTGGTCGAGAAAAACATCAATTTGTTCAACGACAAGGGCGTCAAGAAGATCATCACCACCAGCCCTCACTGCAACATGACCTTCACCCAGGAATACCCCGAGTTCGGCGGCGAGTTCGAGGTCGTCCACTACACCGAGTTGCTCAAGCAACTGGTCGACGAGGGCAAGCTGAAGATCGATCCCAAGATGGCCAAGAAGATCATCTACCACGATCCCTGCTACCTGGGCCGTCACTGCAAGGTCTACGAGCAGCCCCGCGACCTGCTCAAGGCCGCCGGCGCCGACTTGATGGAGTTCAATCGCAACAAGGGCCTGGCCATCTGCTGTGGCGGCGGCGGCGGTCGCCTGTGGATGGAAGCCGACGCCGAGCAGCGCTTCAGCACCCACAAGGTCCGCGAGGCCGTGGCCAAGGGCGCCGAGGTCGTGGCCATGGCCTGCCCCTACTGCATCAACATGTTTGTCGACTCCACCAAGACCGAAAACGTCGACGACAAACTCCAGGTCATGGATATCGCCGAAGTTCTGGCCGCCTGCCTCTAA
- a CDS encoding radical SAM protein produces MEIALPTGLDKTLDFEQGPIRPPSEARSLLLRFSRNCPWNKCKFCPVYKGSRFSRRGLDEIKADIDAAAEMARQIDQLSWRMGHGGRMTDEVVNAVFGDPGIGDAFRNVAAWLYYGTGNVFLQDANNLIIEPETLAQALRYLRQRLPQVKRVTTYARSSSAARRSVEELRMLNDAGLDRIHVGMESGCDQVLAFMKKGVSQAQQIQAGRNIKQAGIELSEYVMPGLGGKKWTTQHAIDTAHALNQINPDFIRLRSLRVPGRVELHDDLAQGRFEKLSEDEMAAEIRLFISELDGIDSTVTSDHIMNLIETVSGRLPQDKGLMLAKLDDYLALPPRQRLIYRLCRRMGRCREPEDIDRLGLRPQLEAILADVEQRGDPDQILSDMADGFI; encoded by the coding sequence ATGGAGATAGCGTTGCCCACCGGTTTGGACAAAACGCTGGATTTTGAGCAAGGGCCCATCCGCCCGCCATCGGAGGCCCGCAGCCTGTTGCTGCGCTTTTCGCGCAACTGCCCGTGGAACAAGTGCAAATTCTGCCCGGTTTACAAGGGCAGCCGCTTCAGCCGGCGCGGCCTGGACGAGATCAAGGCCGACATCGACGCCGCCGCCGAGATGGCCCGCCAGATCGACCAGCTATCGTGGCGCATGGGCCACGGCGGCCGCATGACCGATGAGGTCGTCAACGCCGTCTTTGGCGACCCCGGCATTGGCGACGCCTTCCGCAACGTGGCGGCCTGGCTTTATTACGGCACGGGCAACGTTTTTTTGCAGGACGCCAACAACCTGATCATCGAGCCGGAAACCCTGGCTCAGGCCTTGCGCTATCTGCGCCAGCGCCTGCCCCAGGTCAAACGGGTGACCACCTACGCCCGCAGCTCCAGCGCCGCCCGCCGTAGCGTCGAGGAGCTGCGCATGCTCAACGACGCCGGCCTGGACCGCATCCACGTCGGCATGGAGAGCGGCTGCGACCAGGTGCTGGCCTTCATGAAAAAAGGCGTCAGCCAGGCCCAGCAGATTCAGGCCGGCCGCAACATCAAACAGGCCGGCATCGAGCTCAGCGAATACGTCATGCCCGGCCTGGGCGGCAAAAAGTGGACAACCCAACACGCCATCGACACCGCCCACGCCCTCAACCAGATCAACCCCGACTTCATCCGCCTGCGCAGCCTGCGCGTGCCCGGCCGGGTGGAGCTGCACGACGACCTGGCCCAAGGGCGCTTCGAGAAGCTTTCCGAAGACGAAATGGCCGCCGAGATACGCCTGTTCATCTCGGAACTGGACGGCATCGACTCCACCGTCACCAGCGATCACATCATGAACCTCATCGAGACCGTCAGCGGACGCCTGCCCCAGGACAAGGGCCTGATGCTGGCCAAGCTCGACGATTACCTGGCCTTGCCGCCGCGCCAACGCCTGATCTATCGCCTGTGCCGCCGCATGGGCCGCTGCCGCGAGCCCGAGGACATCGACCGCCTGGGCCTGCGGCCCCAGTTGGAGGCGATTCTGGCCGATGTGGAGCAGCGTGGCGACCCTGATCAAATACTTTCGGACATGGCCGACGGCTTCATCTAG
- a CDS encoding sulfite exporter TauE/SafE family protein, translating to MELQIAAILALSALIFSLAGFGFGLISVPLLALAMPIQEAVALQFPVSMLLVVYNTWRYRHDFNWRSIVPLMFGALVAMPLGMLSLQHFSASFMKTALAVFIVAAVINGRLEIGRRWASRWAATPAMGVVMGVVSGWFGGAYTTGGPPAVIYAMAATKDPQETKGVLAAYFALTDVVVMAMYFWSGLMTWPVLGRSLAFSPAVVLGMVVGFALARRIGAGVYRLAADALLMVSAALLWRSA from the coding sequence ATGGAACTGCAAATCGCCGCCATTCTGGCCCTCAGCGCCTTGATCTTCAGCTTGGCCGGCTTTGGCTTTGGCCTGATCTCGGTGCCGCTGCTGGCGCTTGCGATGCCCATCCAAGAGGCCGTGGCCCTGCAGTTTCCGGTCTCGATGCTGCTGGTGGTCTACAACACCTGGCGCTATCGCCACGATTTCAATTGGCGCTCGATCGTGCCGCTGATGTTCGGGGCCCTGGTGGCCATGCCCTTGGGCATGCTCTCGTTGCAGCATTTCTCGGCCTCGTTCATGAAAACGGCGCTGGCGGTTTTCATTGTCGCGGCGGTGATCAACGGTCGTCTGGAGATAGGCCGGCGCTGGGCCAGCCGCTGGGCGGCCACGCCGGCCATGGGCGTGGTGATGGGCGTGGTCAGCGGTTGGTTTGGCGGGGCCTACACCACCGGCGGGCCGCCGGCGGTGATCTACGCCATGGCCGCCACCAAAGATCCCCAGGAGACCAAGGGCGTTTTGGCCGCCTATTTCGCCCTGACCGACGTGGTGGTGATGGCCATGTACTTTTGGTCGGGCCTGATGACTTGGCCCGTGCTGGGCCGATCGCTGGCTTTTTCGCCGGCGGTGGTGCTGGGCATGGTCGTGGGTTTTGCCTTGGCGCGGCGCATCGGCGCTGGCGTCTATCGCCTGGCCGCCGACGCGCTGCTGATGGTTTCGGCGGCGCTGTTGTGGCGTAGCGCTTGA
- a CDS encoding L,D-transpeptidase family protein, translating to MAKITRLLLFAAVALAFWGGAAPAADLDIWPDGRATIDGQSFRCALGRAGVSAAKREGDGATPVGQFPPRMVLFRPDIFAASPPTKLPVQPLAVDDGWCDDPALAQYNRMVKLPFAGSHEILWRADDRRYDLIVPLGYNDDPPRPGLGSAIFLHVAKDDYEPTSGCVGFAKGDLLAIVGRLGPDSLVRIHATPAR from the coding sequence ATGGCCAAAATCACCCGCCTGCTATTGTTCGCCGCCGTGGCCCTGGCTTTTTGGGGCGGCGCGGCCCCGGCCGCCGATCTGGACATCTGGCCCGACGGCCGGGCGACCATCGACGGCCAGAGCTTTCGTTGCGCCCTGGGCCGGGCGGGCGTGAGCGCCGCCAAGCGCGAGGGCGACGGGGCCACGCCCGTGGGCCAATTCCCGCCGCGCATGGTGCTTTTTCGGCCGGACATCTTCGCCGCGTCGCCGCCCACCAAACTGCCCGTCCAGCCACTCGCCGTTGACGATGGCTGGTGCGACGACCCGGCCCTGGCCCAATACAACCGCATGGTCAAACTGCCCTTCGCCGGCAGCCACGAGATATTGTGGCGCGCGGACGACCGGCGTTACGACCTGATCGTGCCCTTGGGCTACAACGACGACCCGCCGCGGCCGGGCCTGGGCAGCGCCATTTTCCTGCACGTGGCCAAGGATGATTACGAGCCCACCTCCGGCTGCGTGGGTTTCGCCAAGGGCGACCTGCTGGCCATCGTCGGCCGGCTGGGCCCCGACTCGCTGGTGCGCATTCACGCCACCCCGGCCCGCTGA